From one Bacteroidota bacterium genomic stretch:
- a CDS encoding sigma-70 family RNA polymerase sigma factor, whose product MNNEYLEDIFIKEISDNKGIIHKVCNVYCNNSEEKKDMMQEITLQLWKSFPNFSRKSTFSTWMYRIALNTAITNIRKSKNSPILESLSEKQNTLIEKEDLPNMDEEINKLYKAIAKLNEIEKGIILLYLEKKTYTEIGEITGLSEKNISVKIVRIKSKLKKLLS is encoded by the coding sequence ATGAATAATGAATACTTAGAAGACATATTTATTAAAGAAATATCTGATAATAAAGGGATTATTCATAAGGTATGTAATGTTTACTGCAATAATTCTGAAGAAAAGAAAGACATGATGCAGGAGATAACTCTGCAATTATGGAAGTCTTTTCCCAACTTCAGTAGGAAGTCAACCTTTAGTACCTGGATGTATAGGATTGCATTAAATACAGCAATAACCAACATTCGTAAATCTAAGAATAGCCCAATTTTGGAATCATTGTCTGAAAAACAAAACACTTTGATTGAAAAAGAGGACTTGCCTAATATGGACGAAGAGATAAACAAACTGTATAAGGCAATTGCAAAACTAAATGAAATTGAAAAGGGAATAATACTATTATACCTTGAAAAAAAGACTTACACAGAAATTGGAGAAATTACTGGCTTAAGTGAGAAAAATATTAGTGTAAAAATTGTACGTATTAAATCGAAACTCAAAAAGTTATTATCATAA